A stretch of the Vanacampus margaritifer isolate UIUO_Vmar chromosome 6, RoL_Vmar_1.0, whole genome shotgun sequence genome encodes the following:
- the LOC144054289 gene encoding aldo-keto reductase family 1 member B1 produces the protein MSSQYKCHLCQMTCAEESQVARIIELNDGSKMPVLGLETWKPSHLPHTSLQGAVEAAIAAGYRHIDTAFCYCNEVEIGKALRSKIQQGIIRRQDMFIVSKLWCTHHKPEDIPLCLNKSLTNLQLDYLDLYLIHIPPGPKKMGEEHFPRMDGHIETDIDYGDMWTEMEALQTSGKVRSIGVSNFSIVQLERLLAFCKVPPVVNQVELKPHLAQSGLIEFCKSRKIAMTAHSPFDSPTSSPPLSRDDTDPHELLDHQVIADIARKYKRSPAQVLLRYHVQQGIAVIPKSGKSHHLLENTKIFDFSLHEEDMKALRQLKQGFRGAQT, from the exons ATGTCCAGCCAGTACAAGTGCCACTTGTGCCAAATGACCTGCGCAGAAGAATCACAAGTGGCCAGAATCATAGAGCTGAATGATGGTTCAAAAATGCCTGTGTTGGGTCTGGAGACATGGAAG CCTTCCCATCTTCCCCACACTTCACTTCAGGGTGCAGTAGAAGCTGCCATTGCAGCTGGATATCGCCATATTGACACTGCCTTCTGCTATTGCAATGAAGTGGAGATTGGCAAGGCTCTCCGCTCCAAAATACAGCAGGGCATCATCAGACGACAGGACATGTTCATCGTCAGTAAG TTGTGGTGTACCCATCATAAACCAGAAGACATCCCATTGTGCCTCAATAAATCCCTGACAAACCTGCAGCTGGACTACCTGGATCTATACCTCATACATATCCCTCCTGGACCAAAG AAAATGGGTGAGGAGCATTTCCCAAGGATGGATGGCCATATTGAGACAGATATTGACTATGGAGATATGTGGACG GAAATGGAAGCACTGCAAACCTCAGGGAAAGTAAGGAGCATTGGTGTATCCAACTTCAGCATTGTGCAGCTGGAGAGACTTCTTGCTTTTTGCAAAGTACCTCCTGTAGTCAATCAG GTGGAGTTAAAGCCACACCTGGCACAGTCTGGGCTGATAGAGTTCTGTAAATCCAGGAAAATTGCCATGACAGCTCACAGTCCATTTGACTCACCTACAAGCTCACCACCATT ATCCAGAGATGACACTGATCCACATGAGCTCCTAGATCACCAAGTAATTGCAGATATAGCCAGGAAGTACAAACGCAGCCCTGCACAG GTTTTGCTGAGGTACCATGTACAGCAAGGTATTGCTGTCATACCCAAGAGTGGCAAGTCACACCATTTACTTGAAAACACAAAG ATCTTTGACTTCAGTCTACATGAAGAAGACATGAAAGCACTGAGACAATTGAAACAAGGATTTCGGGGGGCTCAAACCTGA